From the Solanum lycopersicum chromosome 10, SLM_r2.1 genome, one window contains:
- the LOC138339108 gene encoding zinc finger protein ZAT9-like, with the protein MEAEDDQENNGSCEKGLSSSNFKVKINLKLKKDKDESRGDEEKNMLLMKQKKDHTCCECGKEFSSGKALGGHMSSAHVQANQRLEESLKKKKSLIKRSRIDDYVDDDEEVVLEEEEEMGDVVVSCEICHKNFSSKKSLFGHMRCHPDREWRGMKPPSKKMSKSKGFDKASFEDVNEGFEDRFASLRDEEEEDGGGGGGVHLNVVDLPPLKDWGAKDRRGRSPQKRSVSSTIMDDDKELHDAVQQLINLVNGDVNNNNNNNNRSEVMMSSSTSVGSAPKEVAFRDLKDKSKKKGVVADDTKEKNREETKKRKREKELVKLEPSQDLVPNLVLKKSVEVKYKCNVCGKMFATYQALGGHRSSHNKFKISIENTIDEIKGRNHEENNNNTQDHGQLGNQETNNYGNIIINDRYGSNNNNVHKCKFCDKIFPTGQALGGHQRSHFTNNQEESSSQNASKVLDFDLNELPHLDDDTLL; encoded by the coding sequence ATGGAAGCTGAAGATGATCAAGAAAATAATGGATCTTGTGAAAAAGGTTTATCTTCAAGTAATTTTAAGGTGAAGATAAATCTTAAGCTCAAGAAAGATAAAGATGAAAGTCGCGGAGATGAAGAAAAGAACATGTTGTTGATGAAGCAAAAGAAAGATCATACATGTTGTGAGTGTGGAAAAGAGTTTAGCTCAGGAAAAGCTTTAGGTGGACATATGAGTAGTGCACATGTTCAAGCAAATCAAAGATTAGAAGAatctttgaagaagaaaaaatctttGATAAAAAGATCAAGAATTGATGATTATGTTGATGACGACGAAGAAGTTGTtctcgaagaagaagaagagatgggAGATGTGGTTGTAAGTTGTGAAATTTGTCATAAGAATTTTTCATCTAAGAAATCTTTATTTGGACATATGAGATGTCATCCTGATAGAGAATGGAGAGGTATGAAACCCCCTAGTAAAAAAATGTCGAAAAGTAAGGGTTTTGATAAAGCTAGTTTTGAGGATGTGAATGAGGGTTTTGAGGATCGTTTTGCCAGTCTTcgagatgaagaagaagaagatggaggaggaggaggaggagttCATTTAAATGTGGTTGACCTACCTCCTTTGAAGGATTGGGGTGCGAAGGATAGACGAGGTAGATCCCCTCAAAAGAGAAGTGTAAGTAGTACTATAATGGATGATGATAAGGAGCTACATGACGCGGTTCAACAGCTTATAAATTTAGTCAATGGAGACGtgaacaataacaacaacaacaataataggtCAGAGGTCATGATGAGTAGTAGCACTTCAGTTGGTAGTGCTCCTAAAGAAGTTGCTTTTCGCGATTTGAAGGATAAATCTAAGAAAAAGGGGGTTGTTGCTGATGATACTAAAGAAAAGAATCGCGAAGAAACCAAGAAGAGGAAGAGGGAGAAGGAGCTAGTAAAATTGGAACCGAGCCAGGATTTGGTCCCCAACCTGGTTCTCAAGAAATCAGTGGAGGTCAAATACAAATGTAATGTGTGTGGAAAGATGTTTGCGACTTATCAAGCACTAGGTGGACACAGATCGAGTCATAACAAGTTCAAGATTAGTATTGAGAACACGATCGATGAAATTAAGGGTAGAAATCATgaagagaataataataatactcaaGATCATGGTCAATTGGGAAATCAAGAAACCAATAATTATGGCaacattattattaatgatCGATATggatctaataataataatgttcatAAGTGCAAATTTTGTGACAAGATTTTTCCTACTGGACAAGCACTTGGAGGTCATCAAAGGAGCCATTTTACAAATAATCAAGAAGAATCATCAAGTCAAAATGCAAGTAAAgttcttgattttgatcttaaTGAATTGCCTCATTTAGATGATGATACATTattataa